A window of Etheostoma spectabile isolate EspeVRDwgs_2016 chromosome 18, UIUC_Espe_1.0, whole genome shotgun sequence contains these coding sequences:
- the LOC116706427 gene encoding cytospin-A isoform X1 encodes MGNQTGRDNHGPTGSPLDFFHTPPTTPSEAELTAMALSSAASSSKAQTPSPAGSTTPSTTSPFTDWTQKLPAPTEWAVISIDSITSETNVSDVAVRHGKPVGSPTSLPPSTGSLSEQSWLERDSGLEPQAAAERAGEEMTLVLLSLMEHYRASLGLTPNTDVTTGAVELLRHLITEREELVEEVDTLRETLRTERSEWHQFQCDLQVAVSVADRLRVESEQALGLLQESHRAVEEQLAQALSRQQEKDGELESLKAEHRDVCCKLTELTLQQQQERAELDTLRNACRVKDTADWDKRAERQDSEGKQQEEIQDVLEEKPREVEANTEVKNVEKQENENETNQEVDAQVAGHDPEEANGSGSMLLTGKGVAEGYIRSLAVLEKKGRDPRRIVMLSERSWSLSRLPLPTDSSNQNGTSKNTSTTLPLCKKEEPPKQRRMDRILQRQDSWSSFYPGKPDEDQSSDSIKPQDGFSALLRRHGGSRRNSLLRWCQNRTQGYKNIEITNFSSSWEDGLAFCAVYHTYLPTRIPYDTLNPADKKENLDLAFKTGEGVGIPATLTVEEMLKADGPDWQRVLGYVESIFRHFEM; translated from the exons ATGGGTAACCAGACTGGCAGAGACAACCACGGCCCTACAG GTTCTCCTTTAGATTTCTTCCACACGCCTCCTACCACACCCTCAGAGGCAGAGCTAACTGCCATGGCCTTATCCTCCGCAGCTTCCTCCAGTAAGGCACAGACGCCATCACCAGCCGGCAGCACCACCCCCTCCACAACCTCTCCATTCACAGACTGGACACAGAAACTGCCTGCTCCCACAGAATGGGCTGTGATAAGCATAGACAGCATCACCTCAGAGACAAATGTGAGCGATGTAGCAGTGAGGCATGGGAAGCCCGTGGGCAGTCCTACGTCCCTGCCTCCATCCACAGGATCACTTTCAGAGCAGAGCTGGCTAGAGCGGGATAGTGGACTGGAGCCACaggctgcagcagagagagccGGAGAGGAGATGACCCTGGTCTTACTCAGTCTGATGGAGCACTACAGGGCCTCACTTGGCCTGACCCCCAACACGGATGTTACCACTGGAGCAGTAG AGCTGCTCAGGCACTTGATAACAGAGCGAGAGGAGCTGGTTGAAGAGGTAGACACACTGAGGGAGACACTCAGG ACAGAGAGGTCGGAGTGGCATCAGTTCCAGTGTGACCTGCAGGTCGCGGTGTCTGTGGCCGACCGGCTGCGGGTCGAGTCGGAGCAGGCTCTGGGTTTGCTCCAGGAGAGCCACAGGGCCGTGGAGGAGCAGCTGGCTCAGGCCCTCAGCAGACAGCAGGAGAAGGACGGAGAGCTGGAGAGTCTGAAGGCTGAGCACAGAGATGTCTGCTGCAAACTGACTGAACTtacactgcagcagcagcaggagcgaGCCGAGCTGGACACTCTGAGGAACGCATGCAGGGTGAAAGACACAGCTGATTGGGATAAACGGGCAGAGAGACAAGACTCTGAGGGGAAGCAGCAGGAGGAAATACAGGATGTGTTGGAGGAAAAACCCAGGGAAGTTGAAGCTAACACTgaagttaaaaatgttgaaaaacaggagaatgaaaatgaaaccaatcaaGAGGTGGATGCTCAAGTTGCAGGTCATGATCCTGAGGAGGCAAATGGATCAGGAAGCATGCTGCTGACAGGGAAAGGGGTGGCGGAGGGATACATTCGTAGTTTGGCTGTGCTGGAGAAGAAAGGCAGAGATCCAAGGAGGATTGTGATGCTGTCAGAAAGATCTTG GAGTCTCTCTCGTCTCCCACTCCCAACTGATTCCTCCAACCAAAATGGGACCTCAAAAAACACTAGCACAACACTGCCGCTATGCAAG AAAGAAGAGCCACCAAAACAGAGAAGGATGGACCGCATTTTACAGCGGCAGGACAGCTGGTCCAGCTTTTACCCAG GAAAACCGGATGAGGACCAAAGCTCAGATTCCATCAA ACCTCAGGATGGTTTCAGTGCTCTGCTGAGGCGTCATGGTGGCTCCAGGAGAAACTCCCTGCTGCGCTGGTGCCAGAATCGTACCCAAGGTTATAAG AATATTGAGATCACAAACTTCAGCAGCAGCTGGGAGGACGGCTTGGCATTCTGCGCCGTTTATCACACGTATTTACCAACTCGCATCCCGTACGACACCCTCAACCCAGCCGACAAG AAGGAAAATCTGGACCTTGCTTTTAAGACAGGAGAGGGCGTGGGAATCCCAGCCACACTT ACAGTGGAGGAGATGCTGAAGGCAGACGGGCCGGACTGGCAGAGGGTCCTGGGTTATGTCGAAAGCATTTTCCGCCACTTTGAGATGTGA
- the LOC116706427 gene encoding cytospin-A isoform X2 translates to MGNQTGRDNHGPTGSPLDFFHTPPTTPSEAELTAMALSSAASSSKAQTPSPAGSTTPSTTSPFTDWTQKLPAPTEWAVISIDSITSETNVSDVAVRHGKPVGSPTSLPPSTGSLSEQSWLERDSGLEPQAAAERAGEEMTLVLLSLMEHYRASLGLTPNTDVTTGAVELLRHLITEREELVEEVDTLRETLRTERSEWHQFQCDLQVAVSVADRLRVESEQALGLLQESHRAVEEQLAQALSRQQEKDGELESLKAEHRDVCCKLTELTLQQQQERAELDTLRNACRVKDTADWDKRAERQDSEGKQQEEIQDVLEEKPREVEANTEVKNVEKQENENETNQEVDAQVAGHDPEEANGSGSMLLTGKGVAEGYIRSLAVLEKKGRDPRRIVMLSERSWSLSRLPLPTDSSNQNGTSKNTSTTLPLCKKEEPPKQRRMDRILQRQDSWSSFYPGKPDEDQSSDSIKPQDGFSALLRRHGGSRRNSLLRWCQNRTQGYKYVLCRILRSQTSAAAGRTAWHSAPFITRIYQLASRTTPSTQPTRRKIWTLLLRQERAWESQPHLQWRRC, encoded by the exons ATGGGTAACCAGACTGGCAGAGACAACCACGGCCCTACAG GTTCTCCTTTAGATTTCTTCCACACGCCTCCTACCACACCCTCAGAGGCAGAGCTAACTGCCATGGCCTTATCCTCCGCAGCTTCCTCCAGTAAGGCACAGACGCCATCACCAGCCGGCAGCACCACCCCCTCCACAACCTCTCCATTCACAGACTGGACACAGAAACTGCCTGCTCCCACAGAATGGGCTGTGATAAGCATAGACAGCATCACCTCAGAGACAAATGTGAGCGATGTAGCAGTGAGGCATGGGAAGCCCGTGGGCAGTCCTACGTCCCTGCCTCCATCCACAGGATCACTTTCAGAGCAGAGCTGGCTAGAGCGGGATAGTGGACTGGAGCCACaggctgcagcagagagagccGGAGAGGAGATGACCCTGGTCTTACTCAGTCTGATGGAGCACTACAGGGCCTCACTTGGCCTGACCCCCAACACGGATGTTACCACTGGAGCAGTAG AGCTGCTCAGGCACTTGATAACAGAGCGAGAGGAGCTGGTTGAAGAGGTAGACACACTGAGGGAGACACTCAGG ACAGAGAGGTCGGAGTGGCATCAGTTCCAGTGTGACCTGCAGGTCGCGGTGTCTGTGGCCGACCGGCTGCGGGTCGAGTCGGAGCAGGCTCTGGGTTTGCTCCAGGAGAGCCACAGGGCCGTGGAGGAGCAGCTGGCTCAGGCCCTCAGCAGACAGCAGGAGAAGGACGGAGAGCTGGAGAGTCTGAAGGCTGAGCACAGAGATGTCTGCTGCAAACTGACTGAACTtacactgcagcagcagcaggagcgaGCCGAGCTGGACACTCTGAGGAACGCATGCAGGGTGAAAGACACAGCTGATTGGGATAAACGGGCAGAGAGACAAGACTCTGAGGGGAAGCAGCAGGAGGAAATACAGGATGTGTTGGAGGAAAAACCCAGGGAAGTTGAAGCTAACACTgaagttaaaaatgttgaaaaacaggagaatgaaaatgaaaccaatcaaGAGGTGGATGCTCAAGTTGCAGGTCATGATCCTGAGGAGGCAAATGGATCAGGAAGCATGCTGCTGACAGGGAAAGGGGTGGCGGAGGGATACATTCGTAGTTTGGCTGTGCTGGAGAAGAAAGGCAGAGATCCAAGGAGGATTGTGATGCTGTCAGAAAGATCTTG GAGTCTCTCTCGTCTCCCACTCCCAACTGATTCCTCCAACCAAAATGGGACCTCAAAAAACACTAGCACAACACTGCCGCTATGCAAG AAAGAAGAGCCACCAAAACAGAGAAGGATGGACCGCATTTTACAGCGGCAGGACAGCTGGTCCAGCTTTTACCCAG GAAAACCGGATGAGGACCAAAGCTCAGATTCCATCAA ACCTCAGGATGGTTTCAGTGCTCTGCTGAGGCGTCATGGTGGCTCCAGGAGAAACTCCCTGCTGCGCTGGTGCCAGAATCGTACCCAAGGTTATAAG TATGTTTTGTGCAGAATATTGAGATCACAAACTTCAGCAGCAGCTGGGAGGACGGCTTGGCATTCTGCGCCGTTTATCACACGTATTTACCAACTCGCATCCCGTACGACACCCTCAACCCAGCCGACAAG AAGGAAAATCTGGACCTTGCTTTTAAGACAGGAGAGGGCGTGGGAATCCCAGCCACACTT ACAGTGGAGGAGATGCTGA
- the grcc10 gene encoding protein C10 isoform X1, with amino-acid sequence MTDMASAPAQQPTLTVEQTRVVLSEVIQAFSVPENAARMEEARESSCNDMGKMLQLVLPVATQIQQEVIKAYGFNNEGEGVLKFARLVKMYETQDPEIAAMSVKLKSLLLPPLSTPPIGGAIPAS; translated from the exons ATGACTG ACATGGCCTCAGCTCCAGCCCAGCAGCCCACCCTCACTGTTGAGCAGACTAGAG TGGTACTGAGTGAGGTGATCCAGGCCTTCTCAGTACCTGAAAACGCTGCAAGGATGGAGGAGGCTCGAGAAAGTTCCTGCAACGACATGGGCAAAATGCTGCAGCTTGTGTTGCCTGTTGCCACCCAGATTCAACAAGAGGTTATCAAAGCTTACGGCTTCAACAATGAAGGAGAAG GTGTCCTAAAATTTGCCAGATTGGTGAAGATGTATGAAACTCAGGACCCTGAAATCGCAGCCATGTCAGTTAAACTGAAGTCTCTCCTCCTGCCACCACTGTCAACACCACCTATAGGAGGCGCCATTCCAGCCTCATAG
- the grcc10 gene encoding protein C10 isoform X2 gives MASAPAQQPTLTVEQTRVVLSEVIQAFSVPENAARMEEARESSCNDMGKMLQLVLPVATQIQQEVIKAYGFNNEGEGVLKFARLVKMYETQDPEIAAMSVKLKSLLLPPLSTPPIGGAIPAS, from the exons ATGGCCTCAGCTCCAGCCCAGCAGCCCACCCTCACTGTTGAGCAGACTAGAG TGGTACTGAGTGAGGTGATCCAGGCCTTCTCAGTACCTGAAAACGCTGCAAGGATGGAGGAGGCTCGAGAAAGTTCCTGCAACGACATGGGCAAAATGCTGCAGCTTGTGTTGCCTGTTGCCACCCAGATTCAACAAGAGGTTATCAAAGCTTACGGCTTCAACAATGAAGGAGAAG GTGTCCTAAAATTTGCCAGATTGGTGAAGATGTATGAAACTCAGGACCCTGAAATCGCAGCCATGTCAGTTAAACTGAAGTCTCTCCTCCTGCCACCACTGTCAACACCACCTATAGGAGGCGCCATTCCAGCCTCATAG